In Bradysia coprophila strain Holo2 unplaced genomic scaffold, BU_Bcop_v1 contig_358, whole genome shotgun sequence, one DNA window encodes the following:
- the LOC119081737 gene encoding E3 ubiquitin-protein ligase Topors yields the protein MSDDTINFPPTPEHVNNCPTPPINTKSRIRDFIQKQLMTDVAISDNEIDGEENQRESGSPPPNCSICLGQINSKCFTDSCLHTFCFSCLLEWSKIKAECPLCKQGFKSIIHNVKSMDKYEEYKVDNYRTNWASIANQFEQFLLATSFPPFRSRVHRQRVPETYTLPNADRTSTSTNLSGGLSRVYQLFLNNNVLVERFARENANDVIPNRSNGPAWRAYVYQRDLYALPLLDVNGRSRDISARFYRENPAQIHRLMGWLNREIIYLLNSAVHYNSFVLQTIEERITQHDMTSRAFRQHIQPFFTRHTSHFLHELINFARSPYDIIGYDRNVQYRPHFYDIEIESVSIDSDRSDPSPRLSPRSDVTTEDPYMSNESQHNSQSRSVIVFGSNGEGSSRNFSTPSSYTFQPITEPVTVDTDDSDDCLFVCEQKPPHLRTPIMVELNSEEDSDVIIVETEIKEESSDTEEQPDPSTSANSRQIPKPSTSRRRRNTSGSSDSLTLLQSVATDETPNDVPCAPTRRKRRQQQNDETCGGDDGPPRIKMIIRSDPQTPYSSTVTTGALLADSKSAIATVSQANISYDGSGPSTSTSTVIRQPYSQSRSVPFKKKKYTIYDASSESSDLDSTDSSSSDSSHEELKLPKQKRLIKRASQKSLKMQKKHKKFTKKLELKMKLKMKQMMLHLQEPHDVGSNSNYISSSCSSSSSSSSDASSSMDDDEKESSSD from the exons ATGTCAGACGACACCATAAACTTTCCACCAACACCGGAACATGTGAACAATTGTCCAACACCGCCAATAAATACGAAAAGTCGAATTCGCGATTTTATACAGAAGCAATTAATGACAGACGTTGCCATTTCCGATAATGAAATCGATGGCGAGGAAAATCAGAGAGAGTCTGGTTCACCACCACCAAATTGTTCGATATGCCTTGGACAGATAAACAGCAAGTGTTTTACGGACTC ATGTCTGCACACGTTTTGTTTCAGTTGTTTATTGGAGTGGTCAAAG ATTAAAGCTGAATGTCCGCTTTGTAAGCAAGGATTCAAGTCGATTATTCACAACGTCAAATCAATGGACAAATATGAAGAATACAAAGTGGATAACTATCGCACCAATTGGGCGAGCATTGCTAACCagtttgaacaatttttgctGGCTACTTCTTTTCCACCTTTTCG TTCACGAGTGCATCGTCAACGGGTACCAGAAACTTATACACTACCGAATGCTGACAGGACATCAACCAGCACGAACCTGAGCGGTGGCCTCAGTCGCGTTTACCAATTATTTCTGAATAACAACGTTTTGGTAGAACGTTTTGCGCGAGAAAATGCAAACGATGTCATACCGAATCGGTCCAATGGTCCAGCATGGCGTGCATACGTATATCAGAGAGATTTATACGCTCTACCCCTGCTTGATGTGAACGGACGCAGCAGAGACATTTCGGCGCGTTTTTATAG AGAAAATCCGGCACAAATTCACCGGCTCATGGGATGGTTGAACCGAGAAATCATTTATCTTTTAAATTCGGCCGTTCATTACAATAGTTTTGTACTGCAGACGATTGAAGAGCGTATAACTCAGCACGACATGACGTCAAGAGCGTTTCGTCAACACATCCAGCCTTTCTTTACTCGACACACATCGCATTTTTTGCACGAGCTGATTAATTTTGCTCGGTCACCGTATGACATCATCGGTTACGATAGAAACGTCCAGTATCGACCTCATTTCTATGACATCGAAATCGAAAGTGTTAGCATTGATTCGGACCGAAGCGACCCGAGTCCAAGATTGTCACCCAGATCTGATGTAACCACTGAAGATCCGTACATGTCAAACGAATCGCAGCACAACAGCCAGAGTCGATCAGTTATTGTTTTTGGCTCGAATGGTGAGGGCAGTTCCAGGAACTTTAGCACACCATCATCGTACACGTTCCAGCCAATCACTGAACCAGTTACCGTTGACACCGATGATAGTGACGATTGCTT ATTCGTCTGCGAACAGAAGCCACCGCATCTGCGTACTCCTATCATGGTCGAATTGAATTCGGAAGAGGACAGTGATGTCATAATTGTTGAGACTGAGATTAAAGAAGAAAGTAGTGACACAGAAGAGCAGCCTGATCCGTCAACGAGTGCAAATTCGAGGCAAATACCAAAGCCAAGTACTTCACGACGCCGTCGGAATACAAGCGGCAGTTCCGACAGCCTAACATTGTTGCAAAGTGTAGCAACCGATGAAACTCCGAACGATGTACCTTGTGCCCCAACTCGCCGTAAACGACGTCAACAACAGAATGACGAGACCTGCGGTGGTGACGACGGGCCACCTAGAATCAAAATGATCATACGTTCCGATCCCCAGACTCCATATTCTTCGACAGTAACCACTGGTGCGTTATTAGCCGATAGTAAAAGTGCAATTGCAACCGTGTCACAAGCGAATATTAGTTACGATGGAAGTGGTCCATCAACGTCAACGTCAACTGTTATTCGACAACCGTACAGCCAGTCACGAAGTGTTCcgtttaagaagaaaaaatacaCCATCTACGATGCATCCAGCGAATCCAGTGATTTAGACTCGACTGACAGTTCCAGCAGTGATTCCAGCCATGAGGAGTTGAAACTCCCGAAGCAAAAACGATTGATCAAACGAGCGAGTCAGAAATCTCTGAAGATGCAgaagaaacacaaaaaattcaccaaaaagtTAGAACTGAAAATGAAGTTAAAGATGAAGCAGATGATGTTACATCTACAGGAGCCGCACGATGTCGGCTCGAACAGCAACTATATTTCGTCGTCGTGTTCGTCATCCAGTTCGTCAAGTTCCGATGCGAGCTCAAGCATGGACGATGACGAAAAAGAATCGTCGAGCGATTGA
- the LOC119081739 gene encoding transient receptor potential cation channel protein painless-like produces the protein MEMGELESVATSSDGQQNLSATSQEQFNRLIEHLRNSNEDEFLEEINSVDDRDQLKKFFSKVDNSDTLLILAVKNGLLTAVEKLLELGADVNASNQAKHPLTPLKAACIFGKSDVLKTLLQRPELDSENAGSFVSIVVKNYDYKHTDHKGCLDELLKHKGIDINESDAIGFSALHYALSRNNEDAVLKLLESGAVIEVKNKYHKIALSDANPKILEKHFNSCITTDGNYFDDNFEIHFDYKNLIPISRKGESEGSNVEESHANCPDEMATIESIAESKELRQLVCHPLITSFLFLKWNRLAYIFYINFILCSLFAVCYIAYILTYYTNVIASNSVQCKNATSPNYADPETHPMASSFLRVATIILTVCISLRELFQLAFAPRTYLKSVENYLELLLITFVVMILILFNPNPTCERLLSNDWVRTIAAISILLVAFEIFHLAGSLPCWSCPIHYVMLRTVTKTFLRSLLLYAIILIAFALTFLALLYDPSPADDGDDETFKFSNVKSSLFKTLVMSIGEFDAGSIGFDRNPSSYIFFVVFMFIVATVLFNLLNGLAVSDTQVIKSEAELIHNIRRCQVLARYERALLSGNSWIGFPIIQKYFSRSSISVANQLKADKILTVKPNLNNQIVFAQDNGINCIRCCHGIDPCCRMDGRIVKLASSVLEKIKMEKYEQNERDQIKTLIKNVEKLLAAKRFLP, from the exons atggaaatgggTGAATTAGAATCAGTAGCAACGTCATCCGATGGGCAACAA AATTTGTCTGCAACTTCTCAAGAACAATTTAATCGTCTCATCGAACACCTCCGAAACTCAAATGAAGATGAATTTTTGGAAGAAATCAATTCCGTTGACGATCGTGATCAACTCAAGAAATTCTTTTCGAAAGTCGACAACAGCGATACGCTTCTGATTTTGGCGGTGAAAAATGGTTTGCTGACTGCTGTTGAAAAACTACTTGAGTTGGGAGCCGATGTGAATGCTTCGAACCAAGCGAAACACCCTCTTACACCATTGAAGGCCGCTTGTATATTCGGTAAATCTGACGTGCTGAAGACTCTGCTACAAAGGCCGGAATTGGATTCGGAAAATGCTGGGTCATTTGTGTCGATTGTGGTAAAGAATTACGATTATAAGCACACCGACCACAAAGGTTGTTTGGACGAACTGTTGAAACATAAAGGAATCGACATCAACGAATCCGATGCGATTGGTTTTTCGGCATTACATTATGCACTGAGTCGCAACAATGAGGATGCAGTGCTCAAACTATTGGAAAGTGGCGCTGTCATTGAAGTAAAGAAcaaatatcacaaaattgcTCTGTCAGATGCCAATCCAAAGATTCTAGAGAAACATTTCAATAGTTGCATCACCACCGACGGGAATTACTTCGATGACAACTTTGAAATCCATTTTGACTACAAGAATTTGATTCCAATCAGTCGCAAAGGTGAAAGCGAAGGTTCGAATGTTGAAGAATCACATGCAAACTGTCCCGATGAAATGGCCACCATCGAAAGCATTGCAGAGTCGAAAGAGCTCAGACAATTGGTCTGTCATCCTCTGATTACAAGCTTCTTGTTCCTGAAGTGGAATCGATTGGCGTACATTTTTtacatcaatttcattttgtgttcGTTGTTTGCTGTTTGCTATATCGCCTATATTTTGACTTACTACACTAATGTGATCGCATCGAACTCAGTGCAGTGTAAAAATGCAACGAGCCCAAACTACGCTGACCCAGAAACCCATCCAATGGCATCGTCTTTCTTGCGAGTCGCTACGATCATACTAACGGTTTGTATATCGTTGCGTGAACTATTTCAGTTAGCATTTGCGCCACGAACTTATTTGAAAAGTGTGGAGAATTATTTGGAATTGCTTTTAATCACATTTGTGGTCATGATTTTGATTCTATTCAATCCGAATCCAACTTGTGAACGCCTTTTATCGAATGACTGGGTTAGAACGATTGCTGCCATTTCAATTTTGCTCGttgcatttgaaattttccatttggCTGGTTCACTACCATGCTGGTCATGTCCCATTCATTATGTTATGCTTAGAACAGTCACGAAAACATTCCTACGAAGTCTGCTACTGTATGCCATCATTTTGATTGCATTTGCATTAACGTTCCTGGCTCTACTATACGATCCGTCACCAGCGGATGATGGTGATGACGAAACGTTCAAATTTAGCAATGTAAAGTCGTCGCTCTTCAAGACGTTAGTCATGTCCATTGGAGAATTTGATGCTGGTAGTATCGGATTCGATCGGAATCCATCGAGCTACATCTTCTTCGTCGTCTTCATGTTTATTGTAGCAACAGTACtgttcaatttgttgaatggTTTGGCTGTAAGCGACACTCAAGTGATCAAATCCGAAGCTGAACTCATTCACAATATTCGACGGTGTCAAGTGTTGGCGAGGTACGAAAGAGCATTACTGAGTGGCAACAGTTGGATTGG CTTTCCAATTatccagaaatatttttctcgatcCAGTATCAGTGTAGCGAATCAGTTAAAAGCAGATAAAATACTGACGGTGAAACCAAATTTGAATAATCAAATCGTATTCGCTCAGGATAATGGAATAAATTGCATCAGATGTTGTCACGGTATTGATCCATGTTGTCGAATGGATGGAAGAATCGTTAAATTGGCATCGTCTGTGCTGGAGAAAATCAAAATGGAAAAGTACGAACAAAATGAGAGGGATCAAATTAAAACTCTAatcaaaaatgtggaaaaattacTCGCCGCGAAACGATTTTTgccttga